CTTCTAGCTTGGCACGCCAGGCGGATTCGATCTTGGTCGTCAGCGCCTCGTCCACCTTCGGCGGATCGACTTTGCGCTTTACAATTTTCATGTCTGCGAACATCTTGCGGATGACGGCGACAATCTTCTTGATATTTTCGTGGCCAAACTGAATGGCCTCATTGACCACCTGCTCGGAGACTTCCAGAGCGCCGGCCTCCACCATCAGGATGCCTTCATCGGTTCCCGCGACGACGATGTTCAACTGGCTGTGCAGCCGCTGCTCGAATGTGGGGTTGACCACCATCTGGCCGTCCACCAGTCCAATGCGCACGGCGGCGATGGGGTTGGGGAAGGGAATGTCGGAAAGATATAGAGCCGCCGATGCGCCGACCATGGCTACCATGTCGGAGTCATTTTCCTTGTCCGCCGACAGCACCATGGCGATAACCTGCGTGTCGCAGGAATAGCCGTCAGGGAACAGCGGGCGCACGGGGCGGTCGATGAGGCGGCTGGTGAGAACTTCTTTTTCCGACGGGCGCGTCTCGCGCTTGATGAATCCGCCGGGGATGCGTCCCGCGGCGTATGTGTACTCGCGGTAATCGACAGTCAGTGGGAAGAAGCTGGCGTTTTCGCGCGGCTCCAGATTCGATGTGGCGGTTACCAGAACCACCGTATCGCCGTATTGGACGAACGCCGCGCCGTCGGCCTGCTTGGCCAGACGCCCGGTCTCGATCGACAGCGTCTTGCCGCCGATTTCTATACTTTCCTTATAAACCATTTTTCCTCTTTTCTCCGCTTTGATGGCCGCCTCAGTGGCGGCCTTAAGTGTTGCCAATGCTGATGCGTAATGCTGTCCTAACTAAAATCGTGCTGAAAAAACAATAGCGGCCTGATGCAGGGGCGAGAAACCCTCCTCACGCCCGCATGGCCGCTTGTGGTCCGAATCCCAATTGTTAAAAACTGCGTGGGCTGTCTGGCCTTCCATCATGGAACGCCGGAGATGCCGTGCTAAACGCCTGCTAAAAACCTGACAAGCGAATCCCGATCAACAATTTGGCTTGACGAATCCGTCCGATGCAAAAACAACTGGCCAAAAACCTTGAATGATTTGCGGGGCCGCCGATGCGAGCACTCCACATCAGCCGCCGGTTTCCAGCCGCAATCTTAGCGACGAAGCCCCAAACTCAGAATCAGGTCCTGGTAGCGCTGATGATGCCGGCTCTTGAGATAGTCAAGCAGACGCCTCCGCCGATTGACCATCATCAACAGGCCGCGGCGTGAAGCATGATCTTTTTTGTGATCCTTGAAATGACCAGAGAGCATGTTGATGCGCTCGGTCAATATGGCCGACTGAACCTCCGGCGAACCGGTGTCCTTGGCGTGGACTCGATACTTCTCGATTACAGGGGCCTTTAGCGCGCTTACCAGTGGCATTCCGTCTATTACCCTTTCTCTTCAATGGCGTACCCATCGAACGTAACACAGTTATTGCGAACGTGTAAAGCGCTACAGCTTTGTTTAGTGGATTTTACTCCGGCAGCTCCACCGCGCGGGCGAAGGTGTTGGCGGGAATTTTGGTCAACTCTTTGATCACT
This sequence is a window from Acidobacteriota bacterium. Protein-coding genes within it:
- a CDS encoding 30S ribosomal protein S15, translated to MPLVSALKAPVIEKYRVHAKDTGSPEVQSAILTERINMLSGHFKDHKKDHASRRGLLMMVNRRRRLLDYLKSRHHQRYQDLILSLGLRR